The Lactuca sativa cultivar Salinas chromosome 2, Lsat_Salinas_v11, whole genome shotgun sequence genome includes the window ataaaaaaaaatattgtgacGTTTCTTTTCTTACagacaaatttttatttatttttcttatgTATCGTAATGGACGATTCCATCGATTATAATCGAAAAAAAAAAGGTCAGAATAGGTTTTTCAAACAAAGAAAAGgatttttctttatcttttttgccaagtatttctaaatacaaatcttcttgattcttatatatataaGAAAGCGGTGTATTGTTTTTAAGCTTCGCTTGGTCCATTTTCTCGAGGTAGTTCAGTTTCTTATTAATAATGGGTAACGGCATTCTACCTAAATAATACACACGGGtaacaaataataaaatattaaggataccaGCTATAGACATAGAATTTGCCAATTCTGACACAAAGGACTTGTTAGATCGAATGTACTTACGAATAGATCGATTTTTGCGTATCCAAACTACTAACAATCCAATTGATTTCATCAATATAATGTGACCAATTATCCAACCAACAAAACTACTTGTTACAAAAATAATCTTGCTGTTGCAttgaaacataaaaatgttgaCTAATCTCGCTAACATTGAACTTGGTAAAATGAAATGATTGAATAATTGAAAA containing:
- the LOC128132166 gene encoding protein TIC 214-like — its product is MILKSFLLGNLVSLCMKIINSVVVVGLYYGFLTTFSIGPSYLILLRAHIMEEGEEGTEKKVSATTGFITGQLIMFISIYYAPLHLALGRPHTITVLALPYLLFHFLCNTHKHFFDYGSTNRNSMRNLSIQCVFLNNLIFQLFNHFILPSSMLARLVNIFMFQCNSKIIFVTSSFVGWIIGHIILMKSIGLLVVWIRKNRSIRKYIRSNKSFVSELANSMSIAGILNILLFVTRVYYLGRMPLPIINKKLNYLEKMDQAKLKNNTPLSYIYKNQEDLYLEILGKKDKEKSFSLFEKPILTFFFSIIIDGIVHYDT